From the Purpureocillium takamizusanense chromosome 6, complete sequence genome, one window contains:
- a CDS encoding uncharacterized protein (COG:S~EggNog:ENOG503P58T~SECRETED:SignalP(1-17~SECRETED:cutsite=VAA-KP~SECRETED:prob=0.4125)), whose product MKTAALASAAFIAAVAAKPHGHGLQHKHVARNVVTVTDWVVETTTVYEYIDATTTVLSDPGHESQPTTTSVKPNFYEPPSPSVPAPAPSSSSAAPPPPPPPPPPAPTTPTTTSVYTPPPPPPPPSTPKAVQTTTSVAAPPPPPPAQPSSQAPPPAPAPAPSSSPDNGGGGGSGSYSGDITYYAVGLGSCGFNDAGLDMVDNIVAVSDKLYDDLGNGICGKKLSITANGKTIIGTVRDKCPSCAKGSLDVSEGAFVKLFGSTGVGRSKVTWSFA is encoded by the coding sequence ATGAAgaccgccgccctcgcctccgcTGCCTTcatcgcggccgtcgccgccaagcctcacggccacggcctccAGCACAAGCACGTCGCCCGCAACGTCGTCACCGTGACTGACTGGGTGGTTGAGACCACGACCGTGTATGAGTACATTGACGCCACCACTACTGTCCTCAGCGACCCCGGCCACGAGTCCCAGCCTACCACTACGAGCGTCAAGCCCAACTTCTACGAGCCGCCTTCCCCGTCTGTTCCCGCCCCGgcgccttcgtcgtcgtcggccgctcccccgcctccgcctccgcctccgcctccggccccgaccacgcccaccaccacttcgGTctacacgccgccgcctcctcctcctcctccgtccacCCCCAAGGCTGTGCAGACCACCACTTcggtggccgcgccgcccccgccgccccctgcTCAGCCTAGCAGCCAGGCACCTCCGCCTGCTCCTGCGCctgctccgtcgtcgtcgcccgataacggcggtggtggcggctcgGGAAGCTACTCTGGCGACATCACGTATTATGCCGTCGGCCTGGGATCCTGTGGCTTCAATGACGCTGGCTTGGATATGGTCGACAACATTGTAGCCGTCTCGGATAAGCTCTACGATGATCTTGGCAATGGGATTTGCGGCAAAAAGCTGTCCATCACGGCGAACGGCAAGACGATCATTGGTACTGTTCGAGACAAGTGCCCATCTTGCGCCAAGGGTAGCCTCGACGTCAGCGAGGGGGCCTTTGTCAAACTCTTCGGCAGCACCGGGGTCGGCCGCAGCAAGGTTACCTGGTCCTTTGCCTAG
- the EFM6 gene encoding Protein-lysine N-methyltransferase efm6 (EggNog:ENOG503P12E~COG:A) has product MSTTTTTAGIASASIPAVEIVAMSRSSSPELDPVAVSEDLTPLPSLKLAGNSDIDFDGQLERPLRVREDVRSGCGGQTWPAGLVLGKHMLRYHRGELEDARILELGAGGGLVGLAVALACGGREGRSRLLLTDQDEMLELMQHNIRLNEVDARASALVLNWGEPLPDTVVQQRPNVILAAECVYFEPAFPLLMQTLKDLFVLNEDAIVYFCFKKRRRADLQFVKMAKKAFVVEELFDEDRPVFSRQSLFLFSFRSKRVATKANGSASKEANGHCSSNTTVRS; this is encoded by the exons ATGAGCACAACCACGACCACGGCTGGCATCGCCTCCGCCAGCATCCCCGCGGTCGAAATCGTCGCCATgagccgctcgtcgtcgcccgagctGGATCCCGTTGCCGTAAGCGAGGACCTGACGCCTCTGCCCAGCCTCAAGCTGGCCGGTAACAGCGACATCGATttcgacggccagctcgaGCGGCCGCTCAGGGTGCGCGAGGACGTCCGTTCGGGATGCGGGGGCCAGACGTGGCCTGCAGGTCTGGTGCTTGGGAAACACATGCTACGGTACCATCGAGGGGAACTCGAAGATGCAAGAAT ACTGGAACTCGGAGCTGGCGGTGGCCTGGTCGGATTGGCAGTCGCTCTGGCCTGTGGCGGACGCGAAGGTCGCAGCCGGCTGCTTCTAACGGACCAAGATGAGATGCTGGAGCTGATGCAGCACAACATTCGGCTCAACGAGGTGGACGCGAGGGCCAGCGCTCTAGTGCTCAACTG GGGAGAGCCGCTGCCAGATACCGTCGTGCAACAGAGGCCAAACGTCATACTTGCAGCAGAGTGCGTCTACTTCGAGCCCGCGTTCCCACTGCTCATGCAGACACTCAAGGACCTGTTTGTCCTGAACGAGGATGCCATCGTCTACTTTTGTTTCAAGaagcgccggcgggcggacTTGCAGTTTGTCAAGATGGCGAAGAAGGCATTTGTTGTCGAAGAGCTATTCGACGAGGACAGGCCGGTGTTTTCGCGCCAGTCGTTGTTCCTGTTCAGCTTTAGGAGCAAACGGGTGGCGACCAAGGCCAACGGAAGCGCCAGCAAGGAGGCCAATGGCCATTGCAGCAGCAATACGACAGTGAGGAGTTGA